In Agromyces archimandritae, one genomic interval encodes:
- a CDS encoding sugar ABC transporter permease, translating to MSSTTPARWFADTGWRHLLGVLAVAFALFPLLYIVSVSVNPTGTLTGSNQLFRAFDLANYEKLLSNPNQPFLAWFANTLVIGVVTSVATVFLGALAAYAFSRMRFTGRRLGLMTLLLVQMFPQFLAVVAIFLLMVGISDVFPAIGLGTHIGLIMIYLGGALGVNTFLMYGFFNTIPTSIDEAAKIDGAGHARTFFTIVLPLVIPILAVVGLLSFIGTTSEFVIASIMLTDPESQTLAVGLYSLISGFQSQNWGVFAAGAVIAALPVMLLFLFLQRYIVGGLTAGAVK from the coding sequence ATGAGCAGCACCACACCCGCGCGCTGGTTCGCCGACACCGGCTGGCGGCACCTGCTCGGCGTGCTCGCCGTCGCCTTCGCGCTCTTCCCGCTGCTGTACATCGTGTCGGTGTCGGTGAACCCGACCGGCACGCTCACCGGCTCGAACCAGCTGTTCCGCGCCTTCGACCTCGCCAACTACGAGAAACTGCTGTCGAACCCGAACCAGCCGTTCCTCGCCTGGTTCGCGAACACCCTCGTCATCGGCGTCGTCACGAGCGTCGCGACCGTCTTCCTCGGTGCACTCGCCGCATATGCCTTCTCGCGCATGCGATTCACGGGCCGGCGGCTCGGGCTCATGACCTTGCTGCTGGTGCAGATGTTCCCGCAGTTCCTCGCGGTCGTCGCGATCTTCCTGCTCATGGTCGGCATCTCCGACGTGTTCCCCGCGATCGGCCTCGGCACGCACATCGGGCTCATCATGATCTACCTCGGCGGCGCGCTCGGCGTGAACACCTTCCTCATGTACGGCTTCTTCAACACGATCCCCACCTCGATCGACGAGGCCGCCAAGATCGACGGCGCCGGCCACGCGCGCACCTTCTTCACGATCGTGCTGCCCCTCGTCATCCCGATCCTCGCCGTCGTCGGGCTCCTCTCGTTCATCGGCACGACCAGCGAATTCGTCATCGCGAGCATCATGCTCACCGACCCCGAATCGCAGACCCTCGCGGTCGGGCTGTACTCGCTCATCTCCGGCTTCCAGTCGCAGAACTGGGGGGTGTTCGCCGCCGGAGCGGTCATCGCGGCGCTACCCGTCATGCTGCTGTTCCTCTTCCTGCAGCGCTACATCGTCGGCGGGCTCACGGCCGGTGCGGTGAAATGA
- a CDS encoding ABC transporter permease subunit, whose translation MTKTAPPASAPRARRTAPRTPAPEFDARGRRLTSGGLVALAVKVVLLGIIDAAAVYAVFALIAADDWFMAAVVAAVVILVNVIYLKRGMLPAKYLTPGLAFLAVFQIFVVLYTGYIAFTNYGDEHNSDKQDAVEQIIRTSQARVPDSPQYTVQVLRQGDEYGLLVAEPGGGLGFGTSEQPLETVQAAPDGWDELQLAEIVQHQNEILAVQVPISDDPNDGTLRTTDGTKAYAFASSLVYDERAGTFTNTDTGVVYADDGDGTFRSESGEALTPGWRVWVGVDNFVDAFTNEQLRDPLLRVIAWTFAFAFLSVLTTFALGLFFALMFNHPRMRGRKLYRALIILPYAFPAFLTGLVWAGMLNQEFGFINEVFFGGADIPWLADPWLARFSVLLVNLWLGYPYMFLVCTGALQALPEDIIEAAKVDGASAWRIFRSVKLPLLFVSVAPLLIASFAFNFNNFNVIYMLTRGWPRFTDTTLDIGATDLLITLVYKIAFGSGGGRDYGLASAFAILIFVIVAIVSVISFRRTRALEDLN comes from the coding sequence ATGACGAAGACCGCGCCGCCGGCATCCGCACCCCGGGCACGCCGGACCGCCCCGCGCACGCCCGCTCCCGAATTCGACGCCCGCGGCCGCCGGCTCACCTCGGGCGGGCTCGTCGCGCTCGCCGTCAAAGTCGTGCTGCTCGGCATCATCGACGCCGCAGCCGTCTACGCCGTGTTCGCCCTCATCGCCGCCGACGACTGGTTCATGGCCGCGGTCGTGGCCGCCGTCGTCATCCTCGTCAACGTCATCTACCTGAAGCGCGGGATGCTTCCGGCGAAATACCTGACGCCCGGCCTCGCCTTCCTCGCCGTCTTCCAGATCTTCGTCGTGCTCTACACCGGCTACATCGCGTTCACGAACTACGGCGACGAGCACAACAGCGACAAGCAGGACGCCGTCGAGCAGATCATCCGCACCTCGCAGGCCCGCGTGCCCGACTCGCCCCAGTACACCGTGCAGGTGCTGCGGCAGGGCGACGAGTACGGCCTCCTCGTCGCCGAACCCGGCGGCGGCCTCGGCTTCGGTACGAGCGAACAGCCCCTCGAGACCGTGCAGGCCGCCCCCGACGGCTGGGACGAGCTGCAGCTCGCCGAGATCGTGCAGCACCAGAACGAGATCCTCGCCGTGCAGGTGCCCATCTCCGACGACCCGAACGACGGCACCCTCCGCACCACCGACGGCACCAAGGCGTACGCCTTCGCCTCCTCCCTCGTCTACGACGAGCGGGCCGGCACCTTCACGAACACCGACACCGGCGTCGTCTACGCCGACGACGGCGACGGCACCTTCAGATCCGAAAGCGGCGAAGCCCTCACACCCGGTTGGCGGGTGTGGGTCGGCGTCGACAACTTCGTGGATGCCTTCACCAACGAACAGCTGCGGGATCCGCTGCTGCGGGTCATCGCCTGGACCTTCGCGTTCGCGTTCCTCTCGGTGCTCACGACCTTCGCGCTCGGGCTGTTCTTCGCGCTCATGTTCAACCATCCGCGGATGCGGGGGCGCAAGCTCTACCGGGCGCTCATCATCCTGCCGTACGCGTTCCCCGCCTTCCTCACCGGGCTCGTGTGGGCCGGCATGCTGAACCAGGAGTTCGGCTTCATCAACGAGGTCTTCTTCGGGGGCGCCGACATCCCCTGGCTCGCCGACCCCTGGCTCGCACGCTTCAGCGTGCTGCTGGTGAACCTCTGGCTCGGCTACCCCTACATGTTCCTCGTCTGCACGGGGGCGCTGCAGGCGCTGCCCGAGGACATCATCGAGGCCGCGAAGGTCGACGGGGCCAGCGCCTGGCGCATCTTCCGCTCCGTGAAACTGCCGCTGCTGTTCGTGAGCGTCGCACCGCTGCTCATCGCCTCGTTCGCGTTCAACTTCAACAACTTCAACGTCATCTACATGCTCACCCGCGGCTGGCCGCGCTTCACCGACACGACCCTCGACATCGGCGCCACGGACCTCCTCATCACCCTCGTCTACAAGATCGCCTTCGGCAGCGGCGGCGGTCGCGACTACGGCCTCGCCAGCGCCTTCGCGATCCTTATCTTCGTGATCGTCGCGATCGTCTCGGTGATCAGCTTCCGCCGCACCCGAGCCCTGGAGGACCTGAACTGA
- a CDS encoding globin domain-containing protein, translating into MDTDALKRTWAAAEQLGDEVPLFFYSHLFYTHPEVRSMFPVSMATQRDRLVGALGRIVSNVDDLDNVTEFIAQLGRDHRRFKVVAGHYDAVGMSLLATLKHFLGDAWTDDLAGDWAAAYGVIATAMVQAAEASEMESPAYWDGHVLSVERRSMDVAVVQLRPEPELPFEPGQSFAVETPQVPRLWRYFSAANAPRPDGTIELHVQLVPGGQVSSAIVRLLKAGDVLHLGAAVGQELTLNEEERRRDLLMVSGGTGLAPLRSHLERIDQLWQTTGDAPRVQLFHGARVPWNLYERRLLQSLAGRPWFTYTPVISDDRTYPGRKGYVGDVAAAEGIRPGVLAMVSGGPTMVGHTLTRLREAGIEDADLKFEQFATFDAGDRPAPANDPQPVAAEQMGSAR; encoded by the coding sequence GTGGATACCGACGCGCTGAAGCGCACGTGGGCGGCCGCCGAACAGCTCGGCGACGAGGTCCCCCTCTTCTTCTACTCGCACCTGTTCTACACGCACCCCGAAGTGCGCTCGATGTTCCCCGTGTCGATGGCGACGCAGCGCGACCGTCTCGTCGGCGCCCTCGGCCGCATCGTCTCCAACGTCGACGACCTCGACAACGTGACCGAGTTCATCGCACAGCTCGGCCGCGACCACCGCCGCTTCAAAGTCGTCGCCGGCCACTACGACGCGGTGGGCATGTCGCTGCTGGCGACGCTCAAACACTTCCTCGGCGACGCTTGGACCGACGACCTCGCCGGCGACTGGGCGGCCGCCTACGGCGTCATCGCGACCGCGATGGTGCAGGCGGCCGAGGCATCCGAGATGGAGAGCCCGGCCTACTGGGACGGGCACGTGCTCTCGGTCGAACGCCGCAGCATGGACGTCGCCGTCGTGCAGCTGCGCCCCGAACCCGAACTGCCCTTCGAACCCGGCCAGTCCTTCGCCGTCGAGACCCCGCAGGTGCCGCGCCTGTGGCGCTACTTCAGCGCCGCCAACGCACCCCGGCCCGACGGCACCATCGAGCTGCACGTGCAGCTCGTGCCCGGCGGCCAGGTCTCCAGCGCCATCGTGCGGCTGCTGAAGGCCGGCGACGTGCTGCACCTCGGTGCCGCGGTCGGCCAGGAGCTGACCCTGAACGAAGAGGAACGCCGCCGCGACCTGCTCATGGTCTCGGGCGGCACCGGCCTCGCCCCGCTCCGCTCGCACCTCGAGCGCATCGACCAGCTCTGGCAGACGACGGGCGACGCCCCCCGCGTGCAGCTCTTCCACGGCGCCCGCGTGCCGTGGAACCTGTACGAGCGGCGCCTGCTGCAGAGCCTCGCCGGCCGGCCCTGGTTCACGTACACGCCCGTGATCTCGGACGACCGCACCTACCCCGGCCGCAAGGGATACGTCGGCGACGTCGCGGCGGCCGAGGGCATCCGCCCCGGCGTGCTCGCGATGGTCAGCGGCGGCCCCACCATGGTCGGCCACACCCTGACCCGGCTCCGCGAGGCCGGCATCGAAGACGCCGACCTCAAGTTCGAGCAGTTCGCCACGTTCGACGCCGGCGACCGCCCCGCCCCCGCCAACGACCCGCAGCCAGTCGCTGCAGAGCAGATGGGAAGTGCCCGATGA
- a CDS encoding glycoside hydrolase family 13 protein — MAGAVGGPHHDGSALYVSNERPGLGETVTVRVRVPRGWAPGGAMDAGAADAGARGAGTGVDAVWLRSTPDREPRWAQARRLGEADGWDWWEATLTAENPRTGYRWLLLGAAGAAGHGGRAWLNQGGLSTLEPLDAEDYALLATPAAPAWLAESVMYQVFPDRFARSAAADAQETPEWAIPAAWGDPVDAVMPGRSQQFYGGDLDGIREHLDHLVALGVDLLYLTPVFPAASNHRYDATSFDRVDPLLGGDEALARLVTAAHERGIRVIGDLTTNHTGDRHEWFRAGHGHPEAAEAAFYLFDDDADDYVSWLGVPSLPKLDWRSPELRRRFIEGPDSVVGRWLGPPFALDGWRIDVANMTGRHGAVDLNAEVRRGIRRTMLEANPDTVLLAESTNDAAADFQGDAWHGAMTYPSFTRPLWGWLSEEAGPAAPEPWFFGMPGGIPSLDGRDFVEQHLRFTAAYPWRIRIGNMNALDTHDTARFATHARPGAVPVALGLSLALPGVPVVFAGDEFGLTGADGEASRTPMPWGLPVLGAYPELIAARRAHPVLARGGMRWLHVGADAVVFVRESAEASVLVFASRAATSPLVRGVDAAGIGPGADAATAPDLIAAIGEVALTRADGALRLTAGGPAFAMWALPGIRTP; from the coding sequence GTGGCCGGCGCGGTCGGCGGGCCGCACCACGACGGCTCCGCCCTGTACGTCTCGAACGAGCGACCCGGACTCGGCGAGACGGTCACGGTGCGGGTCCGCGTGCCCCGCGGCTGGGCGCCCGGCGGGGCTATGGATGCCGGCGCGGCGGATGCCGGGGCGCGCGGCGCGGGCACGGGGGTGGATGCGGTGTGGCTGCGATCCACACCCGACCGGGAACCCCGCTGGGCCCAGGCGCGCCGCCTCGGCGAGGCCGACGGCTGGGACTGGTGGGAGGCAACGCTCACCGCAGAGAACCCGCGAACCGGATACCGGTGGCTGTTGCTCGGGGCGGCCGGCGCCGCCGGGCACGGCGGCCGCGCGTGGCTGAACCAGGGCGGGCTCAGCACCCTCGAACCGCTCGACGCCGAAGACTACGCGCTGCTCGCGACCCCGGCGGCGCCGGCCTGGCTCGCCGAGTCCGTCATGTACCAGGTGTTCCCGGACCGCTTCGCGAGATCTGCGGCGGCGGATGCCCAGGAGACGCCCGAGTGGGCGATCCCGGCCGCCTGGGGCGATCCCGTCGACGCCGTCATGCCCGGCCGCTCGCAGCAGTTCTACGGCGGCGACCTCGACGGCATCCGCGAACACCTCGACCACCTCGTCGCGCTCGGCGTCGACCTGCTCTACCTGACGCCGGTGTTCCCGGCGGCGTCGAACCACCGCTACGACGCGACGAGCTTCGACCGCGTCGATCCGCTGCTCGGCGGCGACGAGGCGCTCGCCCGCCTCGTCACCGCCGCCCACGAACGCGGCATCCGCGTGATCGGCGACCTCACGACGAACCACACCGGCGACCGCCACGAATGGTTCCGCGCCGGCCACGGGCATCCCGAAGCCGCCGAAGCCGCCTTCTACCTCTTCGACGACGACGCCGACGACTACGTCTCCTGGCTCGGCGTGCCGAGCCTGCCGAAGCTCGACTGGCGCTCGCCGGAGCTGCGGCGCCGCTTCATCGAGGGCCCCGACTCCGTCGTCGGGCGATGGCTCGGCCCGCCGTTCGCCCTCGACGGCTGGCGCATCGACGTCGCGAACATGACGGGGCGCCACGGCGCGGTCGACCTGAACGCCGAGGTGCGCCGGGGCATCCGCCGCACGATGCTCGAGGCGAACCCCGACACGGTGCTGCTCGCCGAGTCGACGAACGACGCCGCCGCCGACTTCCAGGGCGATGCCTGGCACGGGGCGATGACGTACCCGTCGTTCACGCGGCCGCTGTGGGGGTGGCTGTCGGAGGAGGCGGGCCCGGCCGCCCCCGAACCCTGGTTCTTCGGCATGCCCGGCGGCATCCCGAGCCTCGACGGCCGCGACTTCGTCGAACAGCACCTGCGCTTCACGGCCGCGTACCCGTGGCGCATCCGCATCGGGAACATGAACGCCCTCGACACGCACGACACCGCCCGCTTCGCGACGCACGCGCGGCCCGGCGCGGTGCCCGTCGCGCTCGGCCTCTCGCTCGCACTGCCCGGCGTGCCCGTCGTCTTCGCCGGCGACGAGTTCGGCCTCACCGGTGCCGACGGCGAGGCCTCGCGCACGCCGATGCCGTGGGGGCTGCCCGTGCTCGGCGCATACCCCGAACTCATCGCGGCCCGCCGTGCCCACCCCGTGCTCGCGCGCGGCGGCATGCGGTGGCTGCACGTCGGCGCCGATGCGGTGGTGTTCGTGCGCGAGTCCGCCGAGGCGAGCGTGCTCGTGTTCGCCTCGCGCGCCGCGACGTCCCCGCTCGTGCGGGGTGTGGATGCCGCGGGCATCGGCCCGGGTGCGGATGCCGCGACGGCGCCCGACCTGATTGCCGCGATCGGCGAGGTCGCGCTCACGCGCGCCGACGGGGCGCTGCGGCTGACCGCCGGCGGGCCCGCGTTCGCGATGTGGGCGCTGCCCGGCATCCGCACCCCCTGA
- a CDS encoding magnesium and cobalt transport protein CorA, protein MPLVDNGVYVDGRRVATPTSLDDTYETLHEHEGGLAWIGLYRPSDAEIASVADEFGLHGLAVEDALTGHQRAKLERYGDTLFAVLRPARYLDEPEEVEFGELHVFVGPDFVVTVRHAESPDLSKVRRRMEGNPELLGKGPEAVLYALLDEVVDEYAPVVAGLENDIDEIEDQLFGDADDEALARRIYDLSREVIEFQRAVHPLRAMLEALQRGSAKYRVDVELQRALRDVHDHAIRIDERADAFRTLLDNALTVHSAIVTRRQTETQLVQNEEVKKISSWAAIIFAPGLVTGIYGMNFDHMPELHWLWGYPFALVLMFGFAGALYLVFKSRKWL, encoded by the coding sequence ATGCCGCTCGTGGACAACGGCGTGTACGTCGACGGCCGTCGCGTCGCCACCCCGACGAGCCTCGACGACACCTACGAGACCCTGCACGAGCACGAGGGCGGGCTCGCCTGGATCGGCCTGTACCGGCCGAGCGATGCCGAGATCGCCTCGGTCGCCGACGAGTTCGGGCTGCACGGCCTCGCCGTCGAGGACGCCCTGACCGGCCACCAGCGGGCGAAGCTCGAACGCTACGGCGACACCCTGTTCGCGGTGCTGCGCCCCGCCCGCTACCTCGACGAACCCGAGGAGGTCGAGTTCGGCGAACTGCATGTGTTCGTCGGCCCCGACTTCGTCGTCACCGTCCGGCATGCGGAGTCGCCGGACCTCTCGAAGGTGCGCCGCCGCATGGAGGGCAACCCCGAGCTCCTCGGCAAGGGCCCCGAGGCGGTGCTGTACGCCCTGCTCGACGAGGTCGTCGACGAGTACGCGCCCGTCGTCGCCGGCCTCGAGAACGACATCGACGAGATCGAGGATCAGCTCTTCGGCGACGCCGACGACGAGGCCCTCGCCCGCCGCATCTACGACCTCTCCCGCGAGGTCATCGAGTTCCAGCGGGCCGTGCACCCGCTGCGGGCGATGCTGGAGGCCCTGCAGCGGGGCTCGGCGAAGTACCGGGTCGACGTCGAGCTGCAGCGGGCCCTGCGCGACGTCCACGACCACGCGATCCGCATCGACGAGCGCGCCGACGCGTTCCGCACCCTGCTCGACAACGCCCTCACCGTGCACTCGGCGATCGTGACGCGACGGCAGACCGAGACGCAGCTGGTGCAGAACGAAGAGGTCAAGAAGATCTCCTCGTGGGCGGCGATCATCTTCGCGCCGGGCCTCGTCACGGGCATCTACGGCATGAATTTCGACCACATGCCCGAGCTGCACTGGCTGTGGGGCTACCCCTTCGCGCTCGTGCTCATGTTCGGCTTCGCCGGCGCCCTGTACCTCGTCTTCAAGTCCCGCAAATGGCTATGA
- the msuE gene encoding FMN reductase translates to MSNPVTIVAVSGSLHTPSRTSALAAGILDRFALALETADLAVETELIELSGIGGGFAGALTREGLAPEVEQALQRVERADLVVAASPVYRASFTGLFKHFFDFVGQYALIDTPVLLAATGGSERHALSLEHQFRPLFSFFQAVTLPLGVYARDTDFDGGRIVDPALEERVSQAVARGIPLVRAGLSGIPAGSLA, encoded by the coding sequence ATGTCGAATCCCGTCACGATCGTCGCCGTCTCAGGCAGCCTGCATACGCCGTCCCGCACGAGCGCGCTCGCCGCCGGCATCCTGGATCGATTCGCCCTCGCCCTCGAGACGGCCGACCTCGCCGTCGAGACCGAGCTCATCGAACTGTCGGGCATCGGCGGCGGCTTCGCCGGCGCGCTCACCCGCGAGGGCCTGGCCCCCGAGGTCGAGCAGGCGCTGCAACGCGTCGAACGCGCCGACCTGGTCGTCGCCGCGAGCCCCGTCTACCGGGCGAGCTTCACGGGCCTGTTCAAGCACTTCTTCGACTTCGTCGGCCAGTACGCCCTCATCGACACGCCCGTGCTGCTGGCCGCGACCGGCGGCAGCGAACGGCACGCGCTGAGCCTCGAGCACCAGTTCCGCCCGCTGTTCTCCTTCTTCCAGGCGGTGACGCTGCCGCTCGGGGTGTACGCCCGCGACACCGACTTCGACGGCGGCCGCATCGTCGACCCGGCCCTGGAGGAGCGCGTGTCGCAGGCCGTGGCACGCGGCATCCCGCTCGTGCGGGCCGGCCTCAGCGGCATCCCCGCCGGGAGCCTCGCATGA
- a CDS encoding heparan-alpha-glucosaminide N-acetyltransferase domain-containing protein, whose product MQQAAPRARITGIDAARGLALLGMFVAHVVPDGDGAAGDALFAIATERSRLLFAITAGFGLGLLTGGTRPAPPGERRGLRRQIAVRALLLLALGLLLTAMGPLVYVILDEYGIAFAIMIALVFLPARVLLAVGAPLVVLMAGLTAWGPLRAALGIGPDHLLADWFATGAYPVLVWVPVMMVGVGIVRLGIDRPRVLAWVGSAGLAVAIAGLGVSVALGGDLLAPTRAPGADAVGAACFTAGNVGVGLATSAALIALTARTPAPVARVAGGMLSPLAAAGSMPLTVYTVQLVVLRATTRVGADGIPTDDSWATFWWLTVGTLIGAWLWRRHVGRGPLEWVVAVASGRIRFGGA is encoded by the coding sequence ATGCAGCAGGCGGCGCCGCGGGCGCGCATCACCGGCATCGATGCCGCGCGCGGGCTCGCCCTGCTCGGGATGTTCGTCGCGCACGTCGTGCCGGACGGCGACGGGGCGGCCGGCGACGCGCTGTTCGCGATCGCCACGGAACGTTCGCGGCTGCTGTTCGCGATCACCGCCGGCTTCGGCCTGGGGCTGCTGACCGGCGGCACCCGCCCGGCCCCGCCGGGGGAGCGGCGCGGACTGCGGAGGCAGATCGCCGTGCGGGCGCTGCTGCTACTCGCCCTCGGCCTCCTGCTGACCGCGATGGGGCCGCTCGTGTACGTCATCCTCGACGAGTACGGCATCGCCTTCGCGATCATGATCGCGCTCGTCTTCCTGCCGGCACGGGTGCTGCTCGCGGTGGGCGCACCGCTCGTCGTGCTGATGGCCGGGCTCACCGCGTGGGGGCCGCTGCGGGCGGCGCTCGGCATCGGCCCTGACCACCTGCTCGCGGACTGGTTCGCGACGGGCGCATACCCGGTGCTCGTGTGGGTTCCCGTCATGATGGTCGGCGTGGGCATCGTGCGGCTCGGCATCGACCGCCCGCGCGTCCTCGCCTGGGTCGGGAGTGCCGGGCTCGCGGTCGCGATCGCGGGGCTGGGCGTGTCGGTCGCGCTCGGCGGTGATCTGCTCGCGCCGACACGTGCCCCGGGTGCGGATGCCGTGGGTGCGGCCTGCTTCACCGCCGGCAACGTCGGCGTGGGGCTCGCGACGAGTGCCGCGCTCATCGCACTCACCGCGCGCACGCCCGCGCCGGTCGCGCGTGTCGCCGGCGGGATGCTCTCGCCGCTCGCCGCCGCCGGGTCGATGCCGCTGACGGTGTACACGGTGCAGCTCGTCGTGCTCCGCGCGACGACGCGGGTGGGGGCCGACGGCATCCCCACCGACGACTCGTGGGCGACGTTCTGGTGGTTGACGGTCGGCACGCTGATCGGCGCGTGGCTGTGGCGCCGCCATGTCGGCCGCGGGCCGCTCGAGTGGGTGGTCGCGGTCGCGAGCGGGCGGATCCGGTTCGGCGGGGCGTGA
- a CDS encoding DivIVA domain-containing protein — protein MTPDDLPPFPDSTQEKSLAGAVSRLPQTGTSFSLRHMGGGYDRNEVDAFLAELTRTVADVRAALEEDRRELTALRAENTRLQAAADAGADLEQEVTLGAVGLLSQAQSIADKAVADAEQYARDLVIAARTQYREAQEQAAEEAAAAGVAAPAPVTQTPPPAMPEIDYVRTYAQVAQIQLRSVLDALTEQVDRLGTLPQAGDAAGAPADDGAAPEPSPEDAFPDEEPNWLPAIPPQPTIQRQSYISPTR, from the coding sequence ATGACCCCGGACGATCTGCCCCCGTTCCCCGATTCGACCCAGGAGAAGAGCCTCGCCGGCGCAGTCTCGCGGCTGCCGCAGACCGGCACCTCGTTCAGCCTCCGCCATATGGGCGGCGGATACGACCGAAACGAGGTCGACGCCTTCCTCGCCGAGCTCACCCGCACGGTCGCCGACGTGCGCGCCGCCCTCGAGGAGGACCGCCGCGAACTGACCGCGCTGCGCGCCGAGAACACCCGCCTGCAGGCCGCCGCCGACGCCGGCGCCGACCTCGAGCAGGAGGTGACCCTCGGCGCCGTCGGCCTGCTCTCGCAGGCGCAGTCGATCGCCGACAAGGCCGTCGCCGACGCCGAGCAGTACGCCCGCGACCTCGTCATCGCCGCCCGCACCCAGTACCGCGAGGCGCAGGAGCAGGCCGCCGAGGAGGCGGCCGCGGCCGGTGTCGCAGCGCCCGCCCCCGTGACGCAGACCCCGCCTCCGGCGATGCCCGAGATCGACTACGTGCGCACCTACGCGCAGGTCGCGCAGATCCAGCTGCGTTCGGTGCTCGACGCCCTCACGGAGCAGGTCGACCGCCTCGGCACGCTGCCGCAGGCCGGCGATGCCGCCGGGGCGCCCGCCGACGACGGCGCCGCACCCGAGCCCTCCCCCGAGGACGCGTTCCCCGACGAGGAGCCGAACTGGCTGCCGGCCATCCCGCCGCAGCCGACCATCCAGCGTCAGAGCTACATCAGCCCCACGCGGTGA
- a CDS encoding prevent-host-death protein has product MSAATLSSRSFNSSDLSRNAPRVFEAAEDHPVAVTRRDGEDLVLMSKREADAREQLLQLAAQLIAVTTDDRGSLADRMADRFPWMLALSPADRANCARELVDAARASFATGQAHLAASELIAWQETASAVAAGLGFTPVDWLDDAERVERP; this is encoded by the coding sequence ATGTCCGCCGCAACTCTCTCATCGAGATCGTTCAACTCTTCCGATCTCAGCCGCAATGCCCCACGGGTGTTCGAGGCCGCCGAGGATCACCCCGTCGCTGTGACCCGTCGCGACGGAGAAGATCTCGTATTGATGTCCAAGCGGGAGGCCGATGCCCGAGAGCAACTGCTCCAGCTCGCCGCCCAGCTCATCGCGGTCACGACCGATGACCGAGGCAGCCTCGCCGACCGCATGGCCGACCGCTTCCCGTGGATGCTCGCGCTCAGCCCGGCGGATCGCGCGAACTGCGCTCGCGAACTCGTCGATGCGGCACGGGCGTCGTTCGCGACGGGGCAAGCGCACCTGGCGGCATCCGAGCTGATCGCCTGGCAGGAGACGGCGAGCGCCGTTGCGGCAGGCCTCGGATTCACGCCGGTTGATTGGCTCGACGACGCAGAGCGAGTGGAGCGCCCGTAA